The DNA sequence TCATACAGAGTTTGATAATTCTCTGAGCTCTGACCAAGCATTAAATCTAACAGGATATTAATACTTAATTCTCTTTGCAACAATTCTTTCCCACTGCGGTTAGGATTGTGCTCTTTAAAGCCAACCAAGCATTTAGGGGTTTGCACACTCATTGAAATGACATGCTTCTTTTTAGCAACATGCTCTGGTTCATCTTTAAAGAAACGTTTAATTTCCGTTTTTTCTTTAAAATCTTTTTTGGCTTGGTTTTCTTTCACTTGATTTATAATATCCTCAGGCGAAACAGGTCCTATAACAAAGAGTAACATGTTACTCGGGTGGTAAAAGGTTTCATAACATTGATAAAGTAAATCACTTGTTATATTAGAAATCGAATCAATCGTTCCGGCGATATCGATTTTTACAGGGTGATGTTCATACATATTTTCGATTGCACCAAAATACACGCGCCAGTCTGGATTATCATCATACATAGTAATTTCTTGACCAATAATTCCTTTTTCCTTTTCAACACTTTCCTCTGTAAAATAAGGATGTTGTACAAAGTTAAGTAATGTATCTAAATTCTTCTCTACATTCGACGTACTAGAGAAAAGGTAAGCTGTTCTAGTGAAACTAGTAAACGCATTTGCTGAAGCCCCTTGTTTACTAAAATCTTGGAAGACATCTCCCTCTTCGTCCTCAAACATTTTGTGCTCAAGAAAGTGAGCAATACCATCAGGGACTTTAACGGCTTCTGTTTGACCAAGAGGAACAAAATGGTTATCAACTGAACCATACTTCGTTGTAAACGTAGCATATGTTTTATTAAAGTCTTTCTTTGGTAAAACATACACTTCTAGCCCGTTTTCCATCGTCTCATGGTACATTTGTTCCTGCAACTGTTCAAATTCAATTTTTTTCATGGATTAAGCCCCCTCCTTTCCTTTAAGAAAGTAAATCGTATCAAGTTCAATCTTTTTAGCACTCGCAATAATATCTTCTTTCGTCACCTTATCAATTTCAGAAAGCCAATCTGACACGGAACGGGAATATCCAGATACAACATTATGATATAAAAATTCCACTAGTGCTCTAGGTACATCTACCGTTTCAAGGATTTGGTTTTTAACCATTGCTTTTGTTTGCTCAATTTCTTGGTCGGTAAATTCCCCTTTTTGCATTTGCTCAAGTTGCTCCTTAATAATGGTTACGGCTTTATCAAAATTTGAAAACTCAATTCCACTCATGACCATTAGTATGCCCTTATGGCTTTCATACCTAGAGGCAGCATAATACGCAAGGCTTTCTTTTTCTCGGACATTCATAAATAATTTCGAATGAGAAAACCCACCAAATAAACCATTACAAACTTGAAGGGCAAAATAATCTTTATCGGCAAATGTCGTATTCGTTCGGTAGCCAATATGGAGTTTGCCTTGCTTTACGTCTTGTTCTTCTAATACCGTTTGTTCTTTTACCTTCTCTTTTTGAACTGGTTGATTAACCTCACGCTTTCGGTCTGCTTGAGGAAGCGTAAAATACTTAGCTACAGTTTCTTGAACATCTTTTTCTTTGACGTCTCCGATCACATATAAATCAATAACATCCTGAGTGAGAAGTTCTTGATAATAGCTATAAATTTGTTCAGCAGTTAACCCATCTACTTCTTCTTCCTCACCATATACAGAAATTCCAAATGGCTCATCTTTACACATTTCTTCTGTGATTCTCATATTGGCATATCGCATCTTATCATCATAAACCGCTTGAATTCGCTGTTTTAGTGACCTCTTTTCATTGGTAAAAACGGATTGTGGGAACGTTCCACCTTCTGTATGAGGTTGCAATACTATTTCTGATAACATTTTAATCGACTGTTCAAACAATGGAGTTTCATCTTGAATGAACTTTTCATTTGCTACCTCTAAACGGAAAGAGATAATATGATTTTCTCCCTTTTTTTGAACGTCTGCAGAAAGCGTTGCTCCATATAATTCATCTAAGAAGTTACGAATTTGTTGCCTTGATGGATAGGTTTTCGTTCCACTTTGAAGAATGTGCGGTAAAATCGCACGTTTCGTTACTGTGTCTTTTTCTAAAGGTGCTTTTAACATAAGCACAATCGTATTTGTTTTGTACTTGTTGGTTTCCACAACATGAACAGCTACTCCATTTGCTGTTGTTGTTTTCTCTTGGAGATTATTCAAATGTATCACTCCTTGACGTTTCATTTTACTAGGGTATTGCTTATGTTACATACTTTATACATATGTAGAGAAATCAATACTACAATAAACTGTTGGATTATTATACCATTGCTTTAATTTCCAATCAATTCAAACAAAAAACGAAGCAACGTAGGACATACCGTTATATGAAATAGTGGTTTTCGTGGACTTGTTGTTATTGGATAGATTTTTGAAAAGAAAAAAGCTTATAAAAAAAAGACTGACTTTTAGGTGGCTGAGTACCTAGTGAGTCAGTCTATTAAATAGTGTATTATTTCAATCGTTTACGTACTACATGAAATTTAAACTTATCTGCCCGAAAATAATTTAATGAATATAAAATTGGATTATCGTGCTCATCATAATGCATTTGCTTTAGCAAAAGCAGCGCAGTTTCAGGGTCACATTGTAGCATAGGTGATATATCTTCGTGAAAGCCTACGGGCTCAATTTGTGAAATCGCATAGCTAATAACTCGCCCTTTTTCTTCTAAGATTTGATATATCGATTTTGTTTCATGGATTGAATGATTAGGTATATAAGCTGCTGGAGCCTTATCAATACAATATGCTACTGGTTCATCATCGGCTGTACGAACCCTTTCCATCACAACCAGTTCTTCAATAGAATCATTTTTGAACGTTTCTTTATCGTCGATTGTTGACTCAATATGGTTGGAGGAAAGGAATATTGTTCCTGGTACTTTATTCCCTTTTTCAATCATATCAGTTACACTCGTTAGCTCTTCAATTCCACTGTTAAATAAGGGAGTTGAATGAACAAACGTTCCAACCCCGTGTCTGCGTACAATAAAGCCTTCTTCTTCTAATATCCGGAGTGCTTCTCGCAAAGTAGCGCGGCTTACTTCATACAGCCTTGACAACTCATATTCTGAAGGTAATTTAACGCCTTCTTTATACGTTTCATTTTTGATGTCTTCTTTTAATTTATCAATCACTTCTAAATACAAAGGTCTATCTTTTTCCATGTTCCCCATCCCTTCTCCTTACTGTGATGAAGCTTCCTCTTCCGTCTTAGTAATAAGTACTTCTCTTGGCTTTGACCCTTCATACGGCCCAACAATCCCTCTTGCTTCCATTTCATCTATAAGTCTTGCTGCTCTTGTATAGCCAATTCGGAATCTTCGTTGGAGCATGGAAACCGATGCCGTGTTCATATTAAGCACTAATTCAACAGCATCATTAAAAAGCTCATCTTCAACTTCTTCTGTTACTTTTACTTCTTCAGTAGGAATCATTTCCTCTTGGTATTGCGCTTTTTGTTGTGAAATAACAAATTCCACAACAGTTTCGACCTCATCATCAGAAAGAAATGCTCCCTGGACTCTTGTTGGTTTAGATGAACCAACCGGTAAATACAACATATCTCCTCTACCTAACAGCTTCTCAGCTCCTCCACCATCTAAAATCGTTCTTGAATCGGTTTGAGATGAGACACCAAAAGCGATCCTTGATGGTATATTAGCTTTTATTACCCCGGTAATAACATCAACTGAAGGTCTTTGTGTGGCAATAATCATATGAATACCAGCAGCACGTGCCATTTGAGCTAATCGAGTAATAGAATCTTCTACATCACCAGAAGCTACCATCATTAAATCAGCCAACTCATCAACGATAACGACAATATATGGAAGTGTAGGTTGTTTCGCATCTCCCTCATCATTTGATTTTCTTATTTGGTCATTATAACCTTCAATATTTCTTGTACCTGAATGAGAGAATAGTTCATATCTTCTTTCCATTTCACTTACAACTTTCTTTAATGCTTGGGATGCTTTTTTAGGCTCCGTTACAACAGGTGTTAGTAAATGAGGAATCCCATTATACACGTTTAACTCTACCATCTTAGGGTCAATCATCATCAGCTTCACTTCATGGGGTTTTGCTTTTAATAAAATACTAGTGATAATTCCGTTAATACATACGCTCTTCCCGCTTCCAGTTGCGCCTGCAACAAGAAGATGAGGCATTCGATTTAAAGCAGCTAATATGGGCTCCCCAGAGATGTCACGCCCAAGCGCAACTGATAACACATTCTTATCTGCTTTATTTTCTTCAGAGTCGAGCACTTCTCGCAAAGTAACAATAGCCACTTCTTTATTAGGTACCTCAATTCCTATCGCAGATTTCCCAGGAATTGGCGCTTCGATACGAATATCTTTTGCAGCTAATGCTAAAGCTAAATCATCGGTTAAACTTACAATTTTACTTACTTTCACACCGACGTTCGGATGAATTTCATACTTCGTTACGGCGGGGCCTATATGGACTTTCGTTACTTCTGCTTTCACCCCAAAGCTATCAAGGGTTTGTTTAAGCTTTTGTGCGTTTT is a window from the Bacillus alkalicellulosilyticus genome containing:
- the yfmH gene encoding EF-P 5-aminopentanol modification-associated protein YfmH, with amino-acid sequence MKKIEFEQLQEQMYHETMENGLEVYVLPKKDFNKTYATFTTKYGSVDNHFVPLGQTEAVKVPDGIAHFLEHKMFEDEEGDVFQDFSKQGASANAFTSFTRTAYLFSSTSNVEKNLDTLLNFVQHPYFTEESVEKEKGIIGQEITMYDDNPDWRVYFGAIENMYEHHPVKIDIAGTIDSISNITSDLLYQCYETFYHPSNMLLFVIGPVSPEDIINQVKENQAKKDFKEKTEIKRFFKDEPEHVAKKKHVISMSVQTPKCLVGFKEHNPNRSGKELLQRELSINILLDLMLGQSSENYQTLYDSGLIDETFSFDYSAESGFGFTIIGGDSKKPDALAKTLEDMIKTFVATPLKEQDVERARKKKIGGFLRSLNSPEFIANQFTRYQFNDMNLFDVVSGLEEITVDTLTEVLKDHFQFERFTVCQVKQDDYVEDPK
- the yfmF gene encoding EF-P 5-aminopentanol modification-associated protein YfmF is translated as MNNLQEKTTTANGVAVHVVETNKYKTNTIVLMLKAPLEKDTVTKRAILPHILQSGTKTYPSRQQIRNFLDELYGATLSADVQKKGENHIISFRLEVANEKFIQDETPLFEQSIKMLSEIVLQPHTEGGTFPQSVFTNEKRSLKQRIQAVYDDKMRYANMRITEEMCKDEPFGISVYGEEEEVDGLTAEQIYSYYQELLTQDVIDLYVIGDVKEKDVQETVAKYFTLPQADRKREVNQPVQKEKVKEQTVLEEQDVKQGKLHIGYRTNTTFADKDYFALQVCNGLFGGFSHSKLFMNVREKESLAYYAASRYESHKGILMVMSGIEFSNFDKAVTIIKEQLEQMQKGEFTDQEIEQTKAMVKNQILETVDVPRALVEFLYHNVVSGYSRSVSDWLSEIDKVTKEDIIASAKKIELDTIYFLKGKEGA
- a CDS encoding GntR family transcriptional regulator — translated: MGNMEKDRPLYLEVIDKLKEDIKNETYKEGVKLPSEYELSRLYEVSRATLREALRILEEEGFIVRRHGVGTFVHSTPLFNSGIEELTSVTDMIEKGNKVPGTIFLSSNHIESTIDDKETFKNDSIEELVVMERVRTADDEPVAYCIDKAPAAYIPNHSIHETKSIYQILEEKGRVISYAISQIEPVGFHEDISPMLQCDPETALLLLKQMHYDEHDNPILYSLNYFRADKFKFHVVRKRLK
- a CDS encoding FtsK/SpoIIIE family DNA translocase, which gives rise to MAKRKKKSATDWRNQLKFELVGLILLVLSIVTFARLGSVGEVLVHLLRFFVGEWYFVITITVFCTAIYTIVKRKMPSYLSRRLAGLYLFVFAFLLLSHLRLFEYLAGHEGFQDQSVIRNTWNLYWMQVYNEAPVAELGGGMIGAVGYAVSHFLFDGIGTILIAFFCIVVAFLLITGKSLSEVMGQGIGAVYSFMKNTFASIKTDLQEWNKNIQEKMQAQKEQREQEKQKHKEKQEEKSTKPEPSHLKPELENQEVEIRDFTASAPYKESKEEQLVLPLEPPHIEEDVKTDQLEKGNGQALIMAEVANEDYKLPPLTILKAPFGNKGQGGQHAIARENAQKLKQTLDSFGVKAEVTKVHIGPAVTKYEIHPNVGVKVSKIVSLTDDLALALAAKDIRIEAPIPGKSAIGIEVPNKEVAIVTLREVLDSEENKADKNVLSVALGRDISGEPILAALNRMPHLLVAGATGSGKSVCINGIITSILLKAKPHEVKLMMIDPKMVELNVYNGIPHLLTPVVTEPKKASQALKKVVSEMERRYELFSHSGTRNIEGYNDQIRKSNDEGDAKQPTLPYIVVIVDELADLMMVASGDVEDSITRLAQMARAAGIHMIIATQRPSVDVITGVIKANIPSRIAFGVSSQTDSRTILDGGGAEKLLGRGDMLYLPVGSSKPTRVQGAFLSDDEVETVVEFVISQQKAQYQEEMIPTEEVKVTEEVEDELFNDAVELVLNMNTASVSMLQRRFRIGYTRAARLIDEMEARGIVGPYEGSKPREVLITKTEEEASSQ